A single genomic interval of Terriglobus albidus harbors:
- a CDS encoding biotin--[acetyl-CoA-carboxylase] ligase, translating into MYDLAALGAELRGTVFAGQVAYFPTIDSTNTYALAQAQRGAPHGSVYLAGEQTAGRGRGGHQWHSRPQDGIYVSVLVRPSLSSDRALWLSLIAGMAVKAAIEQPTALAADIRWPNDVLLRGKKCAGILVESVFAGDAMRYAVIGIGLNVNHESFPEPLSQTATSLRQEAGHPHSRDVLLTTLLHALQAELTALAVSEDVLERFTAASSWVRNKQVSVAEDEGYTGVTCGLNPQGFLLVNTRDGTRTVRSGGVRPCE; encoded by the coding sequence ATGTACGACCTGGCCGCACTAGGGGCTGAGCTTCGCGGGACGGTCTTTGCCGGCCAGGTCGCATACTTCCCCACGATCGACTCGACCAACACCTATGCCCTGGCGCAGGCGCAGCGGGGAGCTCCTCATGGCAGTGTCTACCTTGCCGGGGAGCAGACGGCGGGCCGGGGACGCGGCGGGCACCAGTGGCACTCGCGCCCACAGGATGGCATCTACGTCAGCGTTCTGGTGCGCCCTTCGCTGAGTTCTGACCGGGCGCTGTGGCTGTCGTTGATTGCCGGCATGGCGGTGAAGGCGGCCATCGAGCAGCCGACTGCTCTGGCAGCCGATATCCGCTGGCCCAACGACGTTTTGCTCCGCGGGAAGAAGTGCGCCGGCATCCTCGTAGAGTCAGTTTTTGCGGGCGATGCGATGCGGTACGCAGTCATCGGCATCGGACTGAATGTGAACCACGAGAGCTTTCCTGAGCCGCTTTCCCAGACGGCCACTTCGCTGCGCCAGGAAGCCGGGCATCCCCACAGTCGAGATGTCCTTCTAACCACTCTGTTGCACGCCCTGCAGGCGGAGTTGACGGCACTAGCGGTGAGTGAAGACGTGCTGGAACGGTTCACCGCGGCCTCCTCCTGGGTGCGGAATAAGCAGGTGAGCGTGGCCGAAGACGAGGGCTATACTGGGGTGACGTGCGGGTTGAACCCCCAGGGGTTTCTGCTGGTTAACACCCGTGACGGCACACGCACGGTCCGCTCCGGCGGTGTGCGTCCTTGCGAATGA
- a CDS encoding type III pantothenate kinase, with protein MLLALDVGNTNIMLGVYDRPEAGQPSKLIADWRVTTIHHRTVDEMSVLLRELFELRNLKIEDVTGIAISSVVPPVDHVLRRVSETLFKIRPLFVEPGIRTGLAVLVDHPTEVGADRIVNCVAAFERYGGPCIVVDMGTATTFDVVSAKGEFLGGAIAPGLGISADALFNLAARLSRVEIRKPSKIIGTNTTDNIQIGLYYGYIGLVDGILERMITELAAPVKTVVTGGLGKLIAPGSRYLDTVDELLTLEGLRIIYDRNQERRRRQGEAAKVLQA; from the coding sequence ATGCTACTGGCACTCGACGTAGGAAACACCAACATTATGCTGGGCGTGTATGACCGCCCTGAGGCCGGTCAGCCGTCAAAGCTTATCGCCGACTGGCGTGTTACCACCATTCACCATCGCACTGTCGACGAGATGAGCGTTCTTCTGCGAGAGCTCTTTGAGCTGCGCAATCTGAAGATTGAAGATGTAACCGGAATCGCTATCTCCTCCGTCGTCCCGCCCGTCGACCACGTGTTGCGCCGTGTCTCGGAGACGTTATTCAAAATCCGGCCGCTTTTCGTAGAGCCGGGTATTCGAACGGGCCTCGCTGTCCTGGTCGATCATCCTACCGAGGTCGGCGCCGACCGCATTGTGAACTGTGTCGCGGCATTCGAGCGCTATGGCGGTCCCTGCATTGTGGTGGACATGGGCACAGCCACGACCTTCGATGTCGTTTCGGCCAAAGGTGAGTTTCTCGGCGGAGCTATCGCTCCGGGCCTGGGTATCTCCGCCGATGCGCTCTTCAATCTGGCGGCGCGTCTGTCGCGCGTTGAGATCCGCAAGCCGTCCAAGATCATCGGCACCAATACGACCGATAACATTCAGATCGGTCTGTACTACGGCTATATCGGCCTTGTGGATGGCATTCTGGAGCGGATGATTACTGAACTCGCCGCCCCGGTGAAGACAGTTGTGACCGGGGGGCTCGGCAAGCTGATCGCTCCTGGCTCGCGCTATCTCGACACGGTCGACGAGTTGCTTACCCTTGAAGGTCTCCGCATCATCTACGACCGCAACCAGGAGCGCCGCCGCCGGCAGGGCGAAGCTGCGAAGGTGTTGCAGGCGTAG
- the rlmD gene encoding 23S rRNA (uracil(1939)-C(5))-methyltransferase RlmD, producing MKLRIEKAIYGGNGLARMTEGEQAGKAVFVPFALPGEVVDAGVRASKKGFSEAELLSVLEPAPERVVAPCRHFGVCGGCQYQHAAYEAQLAMKRGILRETLERAGVRQLPEITVHSAASWHYRNRIRLRCENNRLGYNRRGSHVFLPIAECPIAAPLLWQAAQTLMELPLEGIAEVELFTDASESKLQLTLLAAKPIASQRLARLSEALQAKVPQLIGASVVQADRDQRGHRGQPDESVEGHVAAQWGEPSLPYAAAGQSYRVQAGGFFQVNRFLIDTMVSLVTADRSGQHAWDLYAGAGLFTAALMPRFAQVTAVEIGEASFRELSSLVTAPHRALRATTAEFLRRGKLQTPDLVVVDPPRAGLGAEVVERLGALQARQIVYVSCDPATFSRDAAGLLQSGYTLAELHLVDMFPQTFHLETVTVFER from the coding sequence ATGAAGCTGCGCATCGAGAAGGCCATCTACGGCGGCAACGGTCTCGCCCGCATGACCGAAGGTGAGCAGGCGGGTAAGGCCGTCTTCGTTCCCTTCGCTCTTCCCGGCGAAGTAGTGGATGCCGGCGTTCGCGCATCGAAGAAAGGTTTTTCCGAGGCGGAATTGCTCTCCGTGCTTGAGCCCGCGCCGGAACGCGTTGTCGCACCGTGCCGTCACTTCGGCGTATGCGGCGGATGCCAATATCAGCATGCCGCCTACGAGGCGCAGCTGGCCATGAAACGCGGCATCCTGCGCGAGACCCTGGAGCGCGCAGGTGTACGCCAGCTTCCTGAGATCACCGTCCACTCCGCCGCCTCATGGCACTATCGCAACCGTATTCGCCTGCGCTGCGAGAACAACCGGCTCGGCTACAACCGTCGCGGATCGCATGTCTTTCTACCAATTGCAGAGTGCCCTATCGCCGCGCCCCTGTTGTGGCAGGCAGCCCAGACGCTGATGGAACTTCCGCTGGAAGGCATTGCCGAAGTGGAGCTGTTTACTGATGCCTCTGAAAGCAAACTACAACTCACTCTGCTTGCCGCAAAGCCCATCGCGTCACAGCGTCTGGCGCGGCTCAGTGAAGCATTGCAGGCGAAGGTGCCGCAGCTCATCGGAGCCAGTGTTGTGCAGGCCGATCGTGACCAGCGCGGACATCGCGGTCAGCCGGATGAGTCGGTGGAAGGCCACGTTGCGGCACAGTGGGGTGAGCCCTCTCTGCCGTACGCAGCGGCAGGTCAGAGCTATCGTGTCCAGGCAGGCGGCTTCTTCCAGGTGAACCGTTTTCTCATCGACACGATGGTCTCTCTGGTGACAGCAGATCGTAGCGGGCAGCATGCATGGGATCTCTACGCCGGCGCCGGTCTTTTCACGGCTGCACTCATGCCGCGTTTCGCGCAGGTAACAGCCGTCGAGATCGGCGAGGCCAGCTTCCGCGAGCTGTCATCGCTGGTGACCGCGCCGCATCGTGCCCTTCGCGCTACAACGGCAGAGTTTCTGCGCCGCGGCAAACTGCAGACGCCAGATCTGGTTGTTGTGGACCCGCCCCGTGCGGGTCTGGGGGCAGAGGTCGTCGAGCGGCTCGGCGCCTTACAGGCACGACAGATCGTCTACGTCTCCTGCGATCCTGCAACCTTCTCGCGCGATGCAGCCGGACTGCTACAATCCGGCTACACGTTAGCCGAGCTGCATCTCGTGGACATGTTTCCCCAGACATTTCATCTGGAGACGGTTACCGTCTTCGAGAGATAG